GGCATTAGCGTGTCAGTCACTTTTCTCAGAGCAAAAAAGGTCCTTTCTTGGTCATCgctgacaggagcagcagatggGCAAAACAAAGCACAGTAAAAGCAGCTCCATTTCTGTTTGTAGTCCTAAAATCTGCTACACAAAAGTACACTATAGAAACATCACCAATCTTGACTGAAAAATACAAGCAAATAAACATTATTCCAGTATTTCTACATTGATAAACAGCCTATGGAAGGCATCATGTATTTAGCCTAAATATCACTTTTCCATCTCTAATATTAGTCTTAAATCACTCCCTTGATATCTCATACTTACAAATGGTTTATATTAAGGTCACTTAATGTTTGTCATAATCTTGCTGTGCTGTGAATTTCCTTATCCCTCATTACACAGGATTAGAGACAATTATTCAATTTAGAGACCTTACTATATAAATTTCTGAGATATTTCTCTATCTGGTTGTTCTGTTTTCTGCCCTAGGATGTAATAGGGTCACTCATTCCAAAAGCCACTGAGTGGCAGTGGCACAAGGGTCCTCTGCTGAGCAAATAAACAGCAGGTTGgggaaaaataacaatttcctttctttcctgatttCTCTATGTATTGAAAAATACTTTCTACAGAAGTATCACCTGACTTGTGACTACaaataaaaaactaaacaaCCACTAGAATccagagaagaggagagaaCTCATCAGAGAATGCTTGTCTTTTGTATACGGCAGTTTGCTGAATGATTTAGGTTTGACATTCATGTAAATGTATGACTTTAGTGTGCCTCTTCTCTTTGGCTAAGCTATGGCTTCTATTTCAGGTCTCCTGGTAGACATAACCAGTGATTTTCACTACGTCTTCTACAACTCCAGCTTCTTCCTGATATCGGCTGCATTATTTATGGGGTTCAGCTACTGggctctggaaaaaaaaaacaaattgagAGAGGCTTCCAAAGCATGTTTGGACAATCCCTCCAGATATCAATACAGTGAAACATCAACAGAACCAAAGGCTGAAAGTCAATCCCCTCCAGCATTTGAGTACATCACGAGcatatgaaaataaagaaggggaaaaagagcCATACCATGAAATGGTCTGTACCAAGCAATACACGGCCCAATACTGATGGCAGATGAGAAAAAACCAGTCTGCTTTCCACAACTGTCATCTTCCTTTTGCACTTCCACTCCATAGGACCTTGTCAGATTCCAAGACCTTGTCCAATTCCAGACCATGGGCTTAGTCCAGAACCCAGCACTAGCCAAGGAGATGAAGCACAAGGAGACCTGACCTCTCCTAAAGCAAACCATGGGATAACAGCCATGGGACCCAGTGCCAGGAGACAAAGGCTGTGACAGTTCAGTTGGGTTAAGTCACCACCTTTAATAAGTCACTGGAATTTCACAAGCACATTCCAGTTGGAAGTGCTGAATAACATGTATTAATGGGTAGTTCTTCACAAAGAACTATTGTTGCCTCATCTGAATACACAATTTTGGTGCACAGGCTTCCTGTTTGCTTCCCATGTTGACTCTGGCAAGACAAACACTTTCCATAAGGAAGTGTgttattattttctgcatctctAAATACTATAcaaaagcagctgtgtgggTTGTAGAACTTGGACAAGTCTCTAGTAAGATCAACGGTTTTCTCTATGAAGCACATACATGAGTTTTTCATGCCAAGGACTATTTCAAAGCCTCAAAATTCAAATCCAGagcctcaaaaaaaccccaaaaaacaacccaccaagCCTTGAGTGCCTGCTTTCTATAACTACTGATGTCTTAAGTGCTGTTTAATATATCATAAAAGAGGATTCATGGCTCATGTAAACACACTTCAGCATTAACTGGAAGCCATTTGGGGCAGGGAGGGTAATATCAGACCTAAGAATAAGTATATGCATCCTTTTATAGGGCAAAATTCAAAGCAACTGCAGTTCCTCTTTGTGGAGATCAGTTCAGCTCTTTAGTCTTAGACTTTTGAACTTAATTACACCAGCATTCTCATTACAGAGAACTTTGTACAAACATAACTTCTATTTCTTATAAGCAGAAGCAGAACTTACAAAGAAATCTGTGGGAAAGCATACTGAGAAAAGCCAGTGTTGCTGACTTTCAATCCAGCCATTTGGCTCTAAGTGGCTTTCTCTGCCACATTCCCAGGATTTAGGCTTGTCACTGCTCAGACAatggctgcagcagcctcagtATCAGAGATGCAAACTGTTCATATTCTGTCATCCCTGATCTGACAGACATGGGTAACAGCTCATGAAGCATGTGGATAAAGATAACCAAACACATCAGAACAATCAGAAAGATGGAAGTACAAAATGGGAGTGAAATGGAAGAAGTAAGAGCTTTCAATGGAACTGCAGTGCCTCTCTAAGAACTGTTATATCAAACTTAGCTGCAGTGCTTATCTGGAGAACTGTCCTGTCAGATTCCTAGTGACAAACTCACAGTTTTCATTAGAGCTCcccagacaaaaaaaacaaaccaataaaaaaaaaccccactctgGATGAAACCACCAGAAAACTGACTCCAAGGTCTTCAGAGACTACAATGGCTTGGCAGGTGGCTTTTACACAGAAGGGGCACCCACCCTTCAGAAGAGTTCCTGTTCCCACAGCTCAGTATCTTCTCCAATAATGCCCTGGGATTATAGACCCAGGAGGATTTGCATTTCCTGAACAAACCTATACTTAAATAAGATGATTAGTGGGAGATACACACATTCAATCTCTATTCACATGTGTTTATTAACTTATGTAATGCTTACATGGTCCATGACTATGAAGTAAACAAGGACTGGTTCTTCTCAGCTTACCAACACAGACTGCTGTACACTCCTAGGAAAATGAGGGGGTTTTCtctctcacaaaaaaaaaaaaaaaaagcaataaaaaggaATTAACTCCCAAACATCTTCTAGCTACTGCAAATAAACAGCTAAGCAGCTGAACAGATTGCCATTTTCTCAGTGTGTAattcttaaattttaaattctgttcaCCTTTCTAGattctctttctgttttctaaaagAAATATGATGTTATGTGGCCCCAGATACTCCCACTGTTATAAATGTCCTGGGCAAAATAGGCAAGATATAGTGTAAGCTACAATCCACCAAAATTTCCCACAGGAAACAAAGGTTAGGTGAAAGAGCAGTGGGAGGCACCTACTGCACAGAGCCAACTGATCCACCTGTAATGCTTTCACCCTGGCTGCTtcataaaaaaggaaatgtacagggcaaaaccaaaaaatcttcACCAACTGAAGCTGACACTGAAATCAGCTCCTCCTACACCAAGGCAAAGATACCTGTCTTGATAATTTCTTGACTGTGTGCAGCAGTGCAAGAGAAATTAGGATGGAAGGCAAGGAGAGTGCTTTTCAGAAGTGCTTTTTGATAGTCCCAGACTcatcactggggtcactgggacttATTCACAAGCACAGAGAGAcgtttctggaaagaaaaacaaccgATTCACAAaccttttattttaacatttctcAATTGCTGACTGAAACCTTTCTAATAGAACTCAAGCCTGAAAACAGAGTTGTCTCCCCTGGTTACTTTCCACAGACCCTTTGAAGGTAATCCACAACCCACAGGTTAGAAGTAAGTCCTGAGCAGAGGAAAAGTAACATTTCATGCTGTGTTTGCACCGGTGAATAAGATGTCTAAGCTCCCATAACAGAGAAAAGAATCCCCCTCCTTTCCACGGGTCTCCTCTCCCGTGTGTGTTTCCAACCTGAACTCCAAGCTGTCTTGAGCAGGAGCTTGGCAAAGGGTAACAGGAGGCACCTGAGCGTGCTACAGAATAATAAATATTCCCTCTCAGAGGGATCCTACAGGTGCAGCATCACCCAATCTTTAGGAATTTTGTGgaccaaaaggaaaagaaaacaatagaAGTTCCCCTCATTAGTTTAAGGTCAGCCCTTTACACAAGGCCATCACAGCCCCACTGAAGCAGTTTCTTTAACACCTGCAGACAGTAAAATAATCGTGGCTTTAATTTGGGACAAACACTAATAACTCAGCCAGGGTACAAACCTCTGAGAAACAGCATAGCCACAAAAATTGACCACAATTAAATGTTTCTTGCTCCCCATGTCCCTCTTGCCCCTCACCTGCTTCCTTTATCATGGAAGATATTCTGACCATTGCAAGATAAGCATTTTGGCAAGAAGCACGTTTCCTCACGGAAATGAAACATTAACTGGGAAGTTCTCACTGAAATATTGCAATACCATGATCCTTAAAAGTCTAAGATTCTCTGCCAGGGTAATACTTGGGAaagtttaatattaatattatttatttatatttaataacaataaaacccaaataaagGTTTAGAGTTCTTACACACTCTAAGACACTTCCGAAGTGCAAAATCACTTAATTTGAGAGCTTGACTTGCTGTTTGCAGACATGGCTAGTAGatataagaaaagaaataactactagaaattaaaatttcctgAATTCTGGCTTCAATGTGCTATCAAAGTCACCAGAATAGCCACTGGAGCTGTGACTACCCCAGCTAgatcagcccctgctctgggAACTGTTCTGGCAAACAGCAAGTGCTTCAAGCACTCAGACCATTAAACTATACAGCCAATATTGGGTGGGTAAATGCAGTTCTTACAAACAGAAGTaattgcatttttcctttttaaatacaGTTTCCCCCTCTTATTAGTCAATCCCAGTAGCACTTTGTTTGTATGGACTAGCTCCCTGTGTTTGCTTTCTCCGCTCCTGCTTTCCCACATTACTCATTCACCTTCTATTTAATAACAGATGAGGCTTTAAAGTATATCAACACTTGCCACTTACAAAGGCACACATTAGAAGATTTTTACTACACAGATTAGAAAATTTCCTAGTACATTAGAAAAACATTCTAATATAGACAGTTTGTAGCACCTTTGCTGAtcattttcatataaaaatactcaaatacgcaaataaaaatatatgtatttgtttagatatatacataaatacatacCGACTGCAGATGATAATACTACTAAGAGCTGAAGTTGCTAGCACTTAGCCTGGTTTCAACTTTTTTACAAGGTAGAAATAAATATCTTTCTTCTCATGTTCTGTGTCTTCCCACACCATTacaatgttaaaatatttagaattacTGCATTCAGTGAAGCTTCTTTGCTTATCCTTCTATTTAATGTAGCCATGGGCAGATGTTTTAGTGCCCCCAGCTGAGTGGGTTATCAGCCCACCACTCTTGTCACTGGTGCCATGTGGATCGGTCCATGACTAATTTGCTTGATATGAAAATCAATTGTATTTGAGGTAACACAAAAGACATGTTCTCACAGCCTGTTCCTTGCCTTATCCACAGAAGAACATCCATGCGTGTAATTGCTTCAATAATAGCAGTACAAATTTCTGCAGAGTCCACTCCCCCAGTTTATGATCTTTATTAACCTTTACCTTGTATATTTACACCACATGAACCATAATTGAACCCTCTTGCACCATGTAAAATTGCCGTGGTTTCACCGAGCAGTGTTAGTTCAAGACAAGGGAATTGCTCCATTCTATGCCCAAACCATTGTACAACCAAGGTGGAATCACCTGCTGCTCTTTTAATTCACTTCTTGgctttgttgcatttttttcccaggtaaTTTACATCACTGTGCACATATTGTGCCCTGTTTTTACCTTTTCTCCCTCAGCTTCATGAATTGCAATCCCGTTATTTAAACTGGAACTGATCCGGGAGCAGCACCACCACAaggacagcagcactgggatggagcagcaaaacatacagagaggggaaaattcTTTAACTAAGTAATCAGTGGAGAAAGGTCATCTGCTTTGCAGAATAAAGCGTTTAAGCAGCAAAGCTTTGCCATATAATGCAACAGTCAAATACCTCGACACAagttcatttatttttacatactttatatattcaatatatcttaatatattttaacatatttataggtaaaatgtataaatatatgaaatatagTGAGAGAGAAAGGGACTAGCAACCACCTCTCCGCCTGAGAGGAGGAGACTCGCCCCCCGCCCACAAGATGgcggccgctcccgccccgcctGTGGGGAGACGATGCCGCCCTTTCCCGCCCACAAAATGGCGGCGGGCGGGCTTTTCCCACTACACAGGGAGGGCCTGTTCCTCCCATTCCTCGGTACACCCGATCTCTGAGCCGACACAGCCCAGGGGAACCGGCAAGCCGGTGTGGCGGCCCGCGATGGAACTGGGTCGGCTGGAGTACCTGCAGGCGCTCGTCACCGAGTTCCAGGTGACGGACAGCACAGGTAACAAACGTCGCTGTTCGCTCGCCCTCTCTTTTCGAGCTTTTCCTCACACACCCGACCCTTTTCACTTGCAGAGGCCAAGGAGCAGGTGCTGGCGAACCTGGCCAACTTCGCCTACGATCCCAGTAACTACGAGTATCTCCggcagctgcaggtgctggacCTGTTCCTCGATATGCTCACCGAGGACAACGAGAGCCTCGTGGAGTTTGCCATGGGTAAGGGCTACCCCGAGGACCTGCAGCTGtcacctgggcagggaacaCCGGGCCCCGGGCTCGGTTTGCTCTTTAATCGGCCCCAAATCCACGCAGGGCtctaaaaacaaacccacactGTGCTGATAAAGCCTCGTTTAGTGTACAATGGGAGAGAAGTCAGAGGCATGACCCTCCATGTCCTTACAGAGCATAATGAAGACACTATCTGGAAaggatttgtttttgtttttttcccaaacgCTACCTGATTAACTTTTTACTGAAATCTCTTCTATAGAGAAGCAGTCAGGTTTTGCCAGATACATTGTACAGATCCATTCTGCCACTGGCAATACTTACttgacattttttaataaatcttttAAGGAACTGCCTTACCACAATATTTCATGGTTTGAACATAAGCTAAGGGGCCAGATACTGTGAGTGGTTCTGTAAGATGATATTAagttaatttgatttttaaggtTTGTCGCTGCATCTTAAAGTTTCAAACATTATGTGCTTCTTGGCTACTAACTTACTTCTGTTCTCTGGATTTCTATAGCACCTGCAATAAACTGCTGGTTTGTGTCTTCCATTAGAGATGAGTGAGCATTCCTGGAATCATTCTGTGGAAGCAGTTATGTGCAGCAGTAACAGTGCCCTCTAATGACACACAGGATAAGGAGTGTGCTGATGGAAAATTATTGGAAACAATCAAAAACACACGACCTAGGGAACCATTAAGAATTTTCCATCCATACAGAAGATCTGGATGTTATAAAACGGGATGAGCGGTGAATTGCCATCACCTCAGACACTTTTCTCTTACTGTTCCAGGTGGTCTTTGCAACCTGTGCTTggataaaacaaacaaagagtACATCCTAGAGGCCAATGGGGTGGAGCCCATCATCAACTGCCTGTCCAGTTCCAACGAGGAGACCGTGGTGTCGGCCGTGACCACACTGATGTTCCTGACGACGCCGCAGTCACGCGCGCAGACCACGGCGCTGCCCGTGGTGGAGTGCATGCTCCGCTTCTCGCTCTCAGCCAACACACGTCTCAGTAACCTGGCATCCATTTTCCTGCAGGATTACTGCAGCCCTCTGCAGGTGGAGGAGGCCAGGAACCTCAGCAAGCACACAGCAGTGGGGATTCCTCTGCCCAAAGACTGAGCAGGGCTACAAAGATGGGAACCTCCTGCTGCTCTCGCTTTCTGCTCAGCAGGTCAAGAGCAGCATTAAAGAGGGAAGTTGGTCCCACCAGTGCTGGTGTTTAGTTAACAAACAGGATGGAACAGCACTAACATGGCAGCTGGGCCAAGCACACAGCTAAGCCTgcaagcaaatatttaaaataaagcaggTCATGGCTGCACGTTGGAATGTATTTTGCCAAGTGCAGCTCAGCACCCAGCTTGCACAAATAACCCTTCCCAGCAATGAGGGGTGTTCTGCTCAGGTTATTGGGCAGAATTATATCCACTCAGGTTCCTGGCTAGTTGTGCTGCACATCTCCCATTCAGTGTCCATGACAAGTGATGCTAAGTGTCAAGTCACTGAAATGTCACAGAAATTTATTCCTCCTGTAGGGAAAGGAATTTCCCTGCTCTAGCAGTTCACAATCTCTCCATCCTTGTGGCACTAGTTATGCCATCATAACTATGTTATGTTATAGCATCATAACATGCCCTAATCATGGCACATCTAGGGAATCTCTGCATAGGGCAGGCTGTAAGCTACTGTATAAATGAAGAAGTGGTAAGTTTATCTTTCATTACCACAGGTGCAAAAgatgaagtggaaaaaaaaaaaaaaggtggggagCTCATGGCAATCTGGCTTATGAGAACAGCTGTCTTGTAAAAGCTTCTGTTAATAAAACATTAACTTAAATGCTGTGTCATCAGTTCTGTGAAAGCTCatgaatattttcttccagCACTTGCAGCCTTTGCCCACTCAAGCACATGGGCCAAGAAATTGAAGCCAGTCTAGTCTCTTTTGGCCTCATTGTCAGCCTTGAGGTAAGAGAAAACCCAATAACCAGGGTGGCTAAAtagataaaatttaaaaggtttGACTGTTGAGCCCAGTGCTTCCTGGTAGACACCCACACAGGATCTGCAATTGTTTGAGAGCtgtcctctttttttctcccctctgtccccagacAGCACAAACCAAACTGGAGTGAGGTTaagcacacacaaaaacccaaccacaGCTGCTTGTAGTTTATAGTTTCTCTTCTCTTAACAGCAAACATCCAAAATACTACAGAGATAACTGAGTGCAGAGCAACCTTCCAGAAACCCAGAGCACTGAGGAGCAGCTCATTTCTTACTGTGGCTGATCCCTGCAGTGACAGTGCCTCCTGGGCATGGCAGGGGATAGGCTGGTTGTTCCCTGGCAGTGGGAAGAGTGCAACATCCCCTTCCTGCACTAGTGCCTGCGCTTGCTTTCCAGGATGGCCTTCCAGTTGTCAGCCCAGGAGTGCAGGCGCCGGCGCGGGGCCGGCAGCTGGACGTGCCTGTTGTGGCAGCAGGTGAACAGGATGTGCTCCCACCTCGGGTTCAGCTCCGCACCTGTGGGAAGGGGGGAAAAGCTGGAATCAGCTGGGGGGTGgctccccagccagcagccagccaTGGAAATGCTGTTCAAACCTTGGATAGTGTCCTTGTCATCAAACAGCAAGTCAGCAGCCACCACAGTCTTGTCTCGGGTCAGAATAATCCGCTCCACAAACTCTGGTCCCAAGTGTTTCTCTACCCACTTATACTGCAGAGACAAGGAATAGCTGAAAATCCTGCTGTGCTCTCAGTTTGCAGCTCACTCATGTCAGACCAGCCCAAATAGAGCAATTTCTTGCCCCTGTAAACCTTTATCTGTGTCTAGGAATCCCCACATGGAAACTGGCTGCGGCCCAGGATGCTGATTAAACCTGTTTGTGTGATAGCCTTCACTCAgcactgccctggctgtgcccaaCTATTGAGTTTGTGAGAAGCACTGGCTGCTTGCCCAAAGCACGTGGGTTGTACCCATCTAAGTCATTCCAGTGACCAAAGTCCCCCCTCCATTCTTGTGCCATTACAGCCTCCTCAACGCTGCACTGACCTCTTTTGGGACATCTCAGGTTCCAGATTTAGACTGAAGTAGGTTGTTGGTTGGTGATTCTCCAGAGTGGAATCCCCTGGGAATAGCCCATCCCTGTGGGGGAACTACAACAGTTCCTTTGCTATCACCTGCTGACACAGCTGGTCTCAGCCCAGCTCCAAGAGCGCAAGGCTCATGTGCTCCACAGTAATTCTGACACCATGTGGCACTTGGAGATTCCCTGTCCTGAGTTACTGCTCTGTGTGTGGGAAAGTATTCCTCAGATAGGGATTGAGGGaagcctggcagctggagcagctaCTGTCTTTAGAAAGGAGTAGCTCCACCTTGGGTAGTATGAAACACCAAGGCCTTGCAAAAGCAGCATTAAACCAAGCAAAAACAATTCTCTCCCACCTTTTCCACAATGCAGTGCTCGTATTTCCGGAGAGGGCTCGTGCAAATGAAGACTTCAGTGCTGAAAAGAAACAGCCTTTGTTAGCAGTCAGGGGAAAGTATGTTACATCCTGGAAAAGGGCAGCAGGGTGAAGTCTCCTTACTCCTGCATGTGGAGCATCTCCTGCATAGCTTCCAGGGCTCCTGGAATTGGATCCAAGTCTAGGAAGAAGCCAGGCGACTCATAGACACTGGCTACCTTGGCCTGCAGGAGACAGAGGATGATAAGCAGTGGCTGTGTTCCATCACAGCAGTCTCCAGTCACCCTCTGTGCAACAGCCTGGTGCTTCCCCACAGGAGTGAATTATAAAATTTCTCACCTTTGGGTTCTGGGAAAAGTCCAGCTTGGGCACACAAGAAGAAGTCACATTCTCGTGGCTCGTgaggaggcagagctgccccTGGCTTGGCTTTGCTCCCACAATCAGCCCTGACCCACTGGAGTCTTTGGGGGGGCTGAGGGAGACAGACCTCCCACCCCACACCCTCACATCAGGTTTCTTTCAGCTGACTCTGGTGAGAACCAAAGGAACAAGTTGGAAGCTTCTCCTCCTCTGTCACATTTGGCTGAGATTAGCTGAGGGCTCAGGAATTCACCAGGAATGGGTGGGCAGACATAGGCACTGCTCATCAGCCCCTTTTCCTTCAGAGCAAACAGGGTACAGAGGTGACCATGCCAATGGCCAGGCCAACACAGCCACACCTGGAGGGAATCCCTTCAGCAAGAGGAAAGATGAGGATGAGTGTGCTGGGAAAGCTCCACgtctttgctgctttttgatTTTCAATCACCCACTTACAATATTGTTGAAGGAACAGGCAGCCTTGGCTCCGGCCTGGATGGAGCCGTTCCCCTGAGGTCATGGGCTGGTGCAAAGTCTGCTCCAAAGAGTCTGAGACTGCAGCAGGAAGTCCAGAGGTGATCCCTGTGCTTCCCCAAGAACTTTCGGAGCTGTAAGGTGACCTGTGCACCCCATGAGCCCTATCTGGGCTGGGTTTGAGGGTGCTGTGGGACACTGCTCCCCTCACCTGGCTCAGCACTGGGCTGAGCTCTGCAATTAAGGGCTTTTATCTCTTTTGTGTCTGCACCTGCTCTAGGTGTAAACCCACTTCCCACCTACTGGTGAAACCTGTACTTCCATACAGACAGGTGGGATGCCACATGAACCAGAGAGGAAATTAATGATAAACAAGTGGTAAAGGAGGTTAGCTCTAAAGGTAGAATCATTTTCAAGTGAGTGGAAGGAAACAAGATTACTAGTGGAACAATGTTATCCCAGGCTAATGTAGccaaaaatgggagaaaaaggtATTTCATATGATACAGTACAGTAGCATCTTTAATCTCTGAAAGGAAGAGCAATATTTCCAGGGCCATTTCCAGGTAGAAAGTCCAGACTGTCCTTCCagtcttttttcttcttaatttacTGGTGAGACATTTTCACACCTTTTACTATTAGGAAATTTACTGGCTTGAATCCAGCTCTGGTTAGTTAATTTTAAGAATTGCTCCCTGGTGACTGTTCAGTGGCCTGTGTTAAATGAGTGTTTCACAGCAGGTCACAGCTGATGGGTTTTCCCCTTTATTCCACATCCCATCACGGCAAAGgacccacagcagcactgagggcTGAGGCCCCTTCCAGGCCTAAGTTTCACCTTCAGACAGAAAGGTTATGCTTCCAATATCTCTCTACCTTGAGACACAAAAATCTTAACTTCCTTGGGGTCACATAGTGAACTTTAAAGGTGccaaagcagcatttttccACAAGCATTGAAGTCATATATTCCCATGTCACTGAACTATttggaaaatttaatttttgttcagtATTCTTTAAAGGCAGGCTGCAGCCTTTGCTTAGACGAGTCCAGTTGAAGGTCTCCTTGTTCTATATCACAGTGGAACATCAACAAAAACCCATTTCAATTAAGCAGCAGTGAGGAAGAGTCAACATTAAACCAGACTCCCAGATCCTGAAGCTCACTCAGTTATCATCACCTATAAATACTCATAAATCAACAGGCAGAAAGTTGGAAGCACTGCCTGATTTCACATGCAGATCAGAAGCAGTTAAGGAGCCTGTCTAGGTTCAGACGTGGCAATCAGATCTGTCCAGATCTCTGTTTCCATGCAAAGCCTCCCTGATCCCAGCAACAATTCCCTGGAGCTCTTCCCAAGGAGATTGAATTACAGACCTGGTGCTTGTGTCTGAAAGCTCTTTTATCCTACAGCAAGACACCAGAAACTGGCAAGTTTCCACCACGACACAAAAAAGTCTGGCTTTTTTGGAGAAAGAAATTTGATTTGATGACTGTTGGAACCAAAAGCTATTTCCTCTCATTAAAAAAGTGactagaaaaagaaagtaaaaccattttctttcctcattttcatGCCACCAATGCTGAATGTTTCCTTTTAACTCCCATTAGTAAGATAACAATTTGGATACAAAAGTGGGGGGACTACATCTGTCCTTATGCTTTCCCATTTGCAGGACTTGAAAGTAATTCTAGAAATTTTTACCATCAGTGGGGATGTTGAATCCCTTTCTTTAAACTGCCTGGGGCCAGGAAACATGGGGATATATCTCCACCAACACAATGGCCACACACACAAGAGGGCAGGTAGGCAAGTGCAGTGAAAAAATcttcaacaaaataaaatggattAGAAGTCCTTCTAAATAAAACGGATTTACAGTGTGAAATTAATGATCAACTTGcaatcaaaacagaaacaaaaatgaagtAATGGCTCAAGTTTCAAGGGGCAGCTGCTCAGCACCAACTAAGCATGAACACCACCCAGGAAGAGGTCATGCGTAAATCATTACCACAGCATTTCCCAGGCCATGTCACAAAAATATCCCCCACCCTGGAAGTTCATGGATAGACACAGCTGACACCTGCCACAAAGAGCCCGGTGTCCAGCTGACCCCCTGGGGTCCAGCTGACCCCCTCCTTTCAGTACTGACAAACTGCAGACTCAGTTTCCCTGCATGGACACATAGCCCCACAAACTGCCCTGGGTGGGCTGCCTGTTCCTGCCaaagcttttcctgcagctggaacCAGGGACTTTCCACAGGGATCCTCCTG
This window of the Poecile atricapillus isolate bPoeAtr1 chromosome 17, bPoeAtr1.hap1, whole genome shotgun sequence genome carries:
- the ARMC7 gene encoding armadillo repeat-containing protein 7, with product MAAAPAPPVGRRCRPFPPTKWRRAGFSHYTGRACSSHSSVHPISEPTQPRGTGKPVWRPAMELGRLEYLQALVTEFQVTDSTEAKEQVLANLANFAYDPSNYEYLRQLQVLDLFLDMLTEDNESLVEFAMGGLCNLCLDKTNKEYILEANGVEPIINCLSSSNEETVVSAVTTLMFLTTPQSRAQTTALPVVECMLRFSLSANTRLSNLASIFLQDYCSPLQVEEARNLSKHTAVGIPLPKD
- the NT5C gene encoding 5'(3')-deoxyribonucleotidase, cytosolic type — protein: MGSAAVPLRVLVDMDGVLADFEGAVLRGFRSRFPAEPRVELEERRGFSVREQYRSLREDLAAKVASVYESPGFFLDLDPIPGALEAMQEMLHMQDTEVFICTSPLRKYEHCIVEKYKWVEKHLGPEFVERIILTRDKTVVAADLLFDDKDTIQGAELNPRWEHILFTCCHNRHVQLPAPRRRLHSWADNWKAILESKRRH